The following proteins are co-located in the Gorilla gorilla gorilla isolate KB3781 chromosome 18, NHGRI_mGorGor1-v2.1_pri, whole genome shotgun sequence genome:
- the NOXO1 gene encoding NADPH oxidase organizer 1 isoform X2, protein MAGPRYPVSVQGAALVQIKRLQTFAFSVRWSDGSDTFVRRSWDEFRRLKTLKETFPVEAGLLRRSDRVLPKLLGQASLDAPLLGRVGRTSRGLARLQLLETYSRRLLATAERVARSPAITGFFAPQPLDLEPALPPGSRVILPTPEEPPLSRAAGRLSIHSLEAQSLRCLQPFCTQDTRDRPFQAQAQESLDVLLRHPSGWWLVENEDQQTAWFPAPYLEEAAPGQGREGGPSLGSSGPQFCASRAYESSRADELSVPAGARVRVLETSDRGWWLCRYGDRAGLLPAVLLRPEGLGALLSGAGFRGGDDPAGEARGFPEPSQATAPPPTVPTRPSPGAIQSRCCTVTRRALERRPRRQGRSRGCVDSVPHPTTEQ, encoded by the exons ATGGCAGGCCCCCGATACCCAGTTTCAGTGCAAGGGGCAGCCCTGGTGCAGATCAAGAGGCTCCAA ACGTTTGCCTTCTCTGTGCGCTGGTCAGACGGCAGCGACACCTTCGTGCGCAGGAGTTGGGACGAATTCAGGCGGCTCAAG ACCCTCAAGGAGACCTTCCCGGTGGAGGCGGGCCTGCTGCGGAGATCTGACCGCGTTCTCCCAAAGCTTCTCGGTCAGGCCAGCCTGG ATGCACCACTGTTGGGACGCGTGGGGCGCACGAGCCGCGGCCTGGCGCGCCTGCAGCTGCTGGAAACCTATTCTCGGAGGCTGCTGGCGACTGCAGAGCGCGTGGCACGGAGCCCGGCGATCACTGGCTTCTTCGCACCGCAACCCCTGGACCTGGAGCCCGCGCTGCCACCCGGCAG CCGGGTGATCCTGCCCACCCCAGAGGAGCCGCCTCTTTCTCGCGCTGCGGGCCGCCTCTCCATCCACAGTCTGGAGGCTCAGAGCCTGCGCTGCCTGCAGCCCTTCTGTACCCAGGACACGCGGGATCGGCCTTTTCAGGCGCAGGCCCAGGAGAGCCTGGACGTGCTGCTGCGGCATCCCTCAG GTTGGTGGCTGGTGGAGAACGAAGACCAGCAGACCGCCTGGTTTCCAGCGCCCTACCTGGAGGAGGCGGCCCCGGGCCAGGGCCGGGAGGGAGGCCCGTCCCTAGGGAGCAGCG GTCCCCAGTTCTGTGCTTCCCGCGCCTACGAGAGCAGCCGCGCAGATGAGCTGTCCGTGCCCGCGGGGGCGCGCGTGCGCGTGCTGGAAACGTCAGACCGCGGCTGGTGGCTATGCAG GTACGGCGACCGGGCGGGCCTACTCCCCGCGGTGCTGCTGCGGCCGGAAGGGCTGGGCGCTCTCCTGAGCGGGGCGGGGTTCCGTGGAGGAGACGACCCGGCGGGTGAGGCCCGGGGCTTCCCTGAACCCTCCCAGGCcaccgcccctccccccaccgtgCCCACCCGACCTTCGCCGGGCGCCATCCAGAGCCGCTGCTGCACCGTCACACGCAGGGCCCTGGAGCGGCGCCCACGGCGCCAGGGCCGCTCTCGAGGGTGCGTGGACTCTGTGCCGCACCCCACGACGGAGCAGTGA
- the NOXO1 gene encoding NADPH oxidase organizer 1 isoform X4, which yields MAGPRYPVSVQGAALVQIKRLQTFAFSVRWSDGSDTFVRRSWDEFRRLKTLKETFPVEAGLLRRSDRVLPKLLDAPLLGRVGRTSRGLARLQLLETYSRRLLATAERVARSPAITGFFAPQPLDLEPALPPGSRVILPTPEEPPLSRAAGRLSIHSLEAQSLRCLQPFCTQDTRDRPFQAQAQESLDVLLRHPSGWWLVENEDQQTAWFPAPYLEEAAPGQGREGGPSLGSSGPQFCASRAYESSRADELSVPAGARVRVLETSDRGWWLCRYGDRAGLLPAVLLRPEGLGALLSGAGFRGGDDPAGEARGFPEPSQATAPPPTVPTRPSPGAIQSRCCTVTRRALERRPRRQGRSRGCVDSVPHPTTEQ from the exons ATGGCAGGCCCCCGATACCCAGTTTCAGTGCAAGGGGCAGCCCTGGTGCAGATCAAGAGGCTCCAA ACGTTTGCCTTCTCTGTGCGCTGGTCAGACGGCAGCGACACCTTCGTGCGCAGGAGTTGGGACGAATTCAGGCGGCTCAAG ACCCTCAAGGAGACCTTCCCGGTGGAGGCGGGCCTGCTGCGGAGATCTGACCGCGTTCTCCCAAAGCTTCTCG ATGCACCACTGTTGGGACGCGTGGGGCGCACGAGCCGCGGCCTGGCGCGCCTGCAGCTGCTGGAAACCTATTCTCGGAGGCTGCTGGCGACTGCAGAGCGCGTGGCACGGAGCCCGGCGATCACTGGCTTCTTCGCACCGCAACCCCTGGACCTGGAGCCCGCGCTGCCACCCGGCAG CCGGGTGATCCTGCCCACCCCAGAGGAGCCGCCTCTTTCTCGCGCTGCGGGCCGCCTCTCCATCCACAGTCTGGAGGCTCAGAGCCTGCGCTGCCTGCAGCCCTTCTGTACCCAGGACACGCGGGATCGGCCTTTTCAGGCGCAGGCCCAGGAGAGCCTGGACGTGCTGCTGCGGCATCCCTCAG GTTGGTGGCTGGTGGAGAACGAAGACCAGCAGACCGCCTGGTTTCCAGCGCCCTACCTGGAGGAGGCGGCCCCGGGCCAGGGCCGGGAGGGAGGCCCGTCCCTAGGGAGCAGCG GTCCCCAGTTCTGTGCTTCCCGCGCCTACGAGAGCAGCCGCGCAGATGAGCTGTCCGTGCCCGCGGGGGCGCGCGTGCGCGTGCTGGAAACGTCAGACCGCGGCTGGTGGCTATGCAG GTACGGCGACCGGGCGGGCCTACTCCCCGCGGTGCTGCTGCGGCCGGAAGGGCTGGGCGCTCTCCTGAGCGGGGCGGGGTTCCGTGGAGGAGACGACCCGGCGGGTGAGGCCCGGGGCTTCCCTGAACCCTCCCAGGCcaccgcccctccccccaccgtgCCCACCCGACCTTCGCCGGGCGCCATCCAGAGCCGCTGCTGCACCGTCACACGCAGGGCCCTGGAGCGGCGCCCACGGCGCCAGGGCCGCTCTCGAGGGTGCGTGGACTCTGTGCCGCACCCCACGACGGAGCAGTGA
- the NOXO1 gene encoding NADPH oxidase organizer 1 isoform X3 yields MAGPRYPVSVQGAALVQIKRLQTFAFSVRWSDGSDTFVRRSWDEFRRLKKTLKETFPVEAGLLRRSDRVLPKLLDAPLLGRVGRTSRGLARLQLLETYSRRLLATAERVARSPAITGFFAPQPLDLEPALPPGSRVILPTPEEPPLSRAAGRLSIHSLEAQSLRCLQPFCTQDTRDRPFQAQAQESLDVLLRHPSGWWLVENEDQQTAWFPAPYLEEAAPGQGREGGPSLGSSGPQFCASRAYESSRADELSVPAGARVRVLETSDRGWWLCRYGDRAGLLPAVLLRPEGLGALLSGAGFRGGDDPAGEARGFPEPSQATAPPPTVPTRPSPGAIQSRCCTVTRRALERRPRRQGRSRGCVDSVPHPTTEQ; encoded by the exons ATGGCAGGCCCCCGATACCCAGTTTCAGTGCAAGGGGCAGCCCTGGTGCAGATCAAGAGGCTCCAA ACGTTTGCCTTCTCTGTGCGCTGGTCAGACGGCAGCGACACCTTCGTGCGCAGGAGTTGGGACGAATTCAGGCGGCTCAAG AAGACCCTCAAGGAGACCTTCCCGGTGGAGGCGGGCCTGCTGCGGAGATCTGACCGCGTTCTCCCAAAGCTTCTCG ATGCACCACTGTTGGGACGCGTGGGGCGCACGAGCCGCGGCCTGGCGCGCCTGCAGCTGCTGGAAACCTATTCTCGGAGGCTGCTGGCGACTGCAGAGCGCGTGGCACGGAGCCCGGCGATCACTGGCTTCTTCGCACCGCAACCCCTGGACCTGGAGCCCGCGCTGCCACCCGGCAG CCGGGTGATCCTGCCCACCCCAGAGGAGCCGCCTCTTTCTCGCGCTGCGGGCCGCCTCTCCATCCACAGTCTGGAGGCTCAGAGCCTGCGCTGCCTGCAGCCCTTCTGTACCCAGGACACGCGGGATCGGCCTTTTCAGGCGCAGGCCCAGGAGAGCCTGGACGTGCTGCTGCGGCATCCCTCAG GTTGGTGGCTGGTGGAGAACGAAGACCAGCAGACCGCCTGGTTTCCAGCGCCCTACCTGGAGGAGGCGGCCCCGGGCCAGGGCCGGGAGGGAGGCCCGTCCCTAGGGAGCAGCG GTCCCCAGTTCTGTGCTTCCCGCGCCTACGAGAGCAGCCGCGCAGATGAGCTGTCCGTGCCCGCGGGGGCGCGCGTGCGCGTGCTGGAAACGTCAGACCGCGGCTGGTGGCTATGCAG GTACGGCGACCGGGCGGGCCTACTCCCCGCGGTGCTGCTGCGGCCGGAAGGGCTGGGCGCTCTCCTGAGCGGGGCGGGGTTCCGTGGAGGAGACGACCCGGCGGGTGAGGCCCGGGGCTTCCCTGAACCCTCCCAGGCcaccgcccctccccccaccgtgCCCACCCGACCTTCGCCGGGCGCCATCCAGAGCCGCTGCTGCACCGTCACACGCAGGGCCCTGGAGCGGCGCCCACGGCGCCAGGGCCGCTCTCGAGGGTGCGTGGACTCTGTGCCGCACCCCACGACGGAGCAGTGA
- the NOXO1 gene encoding NADPH oxidase organizer 1 isoform X1 — MAGPRYPVSVQGAALVQIKRLQTFAFSVRWSDGSDTFVRRSWDEFRRLKKTLKETFPVEAGLLRRSDRVLPKLLGQASLDAPLLGRVGRTSRGLARLQLLETYSRRLLATAERVARSPAITGFFAPQPLDLEPALPPGSRVILPTPEEPPLSRAAGRLSIHSLEAQSLRCLQPFCTQDTRDRPFQAQAQESLDVLLRHPSGWWLVENEDQQTAWFPAPYLEEAAPGQGREGGPSLGSSGPQFCASRAYESSRADELSVPAGARVRVLETSDRGWWLCRYGDRAGLLPAVLLRPEGLGALLSGAGFRGGDDPAGEARGFPEPSQATAPPPTVPTRPSPGAIQSRCCTVTRRALERRPRRQGRSRGCVDSVPHPTTEQ, encoded by the exons ATGGCAGGCCCCCGATACCCAGTTTCAGTGCAAGGGGCAGCCCTGGTGCAGATCAAGAGGCTCCAA ACGTTTGCCTTCTCTGTGCGCTGGTCAGACGGCAGCGACACCTTCGTGCGCAGGAGTTGGGACGAATTCAGGCGGCTCAAG AAGACCCTCAAGGAGACCTTCCCGGTGGAGGCGGGCCTGCTGCGGAGATCTGACCGCGTTCTCCCAAAGCTTCTCGGTCAGGCCAGCCTGG ATGCACCACTGTTGGGACGCGTGGGGCGCACGAGCCGCGGCCTGGCGCGCCTGCAGCTGCTGGAAACCTATTCTCGGAGGCTGCTGGCGACTGCAGAGCGCGTGGCACGGAGCCCGGCGATCACTGGCTTCTTCGCACCGCAACCCCTGGACCTGGAGCCCGCGCTGCCACCCGGCAG CCGGGTGATCCTGCCCACCCCAGAGGAGCCGCCTCTTTCTCGCGCTGCGGGCCGCCTCTCCATCCACAGTCTGGAGGCTCAGAGCCTGCGCTGCCTGCAGCCCTTCTGTACCCAGGACACGCGGGATCGGCCTTTTCAGGCGCAGGCCCAGGAGAGCCTGGACGTGCTGCTGCGGCATCCCTCAG GTTGGTGGCTGGTGGAGAACGAAGACCAGCAGACCGCCTGGTTTCCAGCGCCCTACCTGGAGGAGGCGGCCCCGGGCCAGGGCCGGGAGGGAGGCCCGTCCCTAGGGAGCAGCG GTCCCCAGTTCTGTGCTTCCCGCGCCTACGAGAGCAGCCGCGCAGATGAGCTGTCCGTGCCCGCGGGGGCGCGCGTGCGCGTGCTGGAAACGTCAGACCGCGGCTGGTGGCTATGCAG GTACGGCGACCGGGCGGGCCTACTCCCCGCGGTGCTGCTGCGGCCGGAAGGGCTGGGCGCTCTCCTGAGCGGGGCGGGGTTCCGTGGAGGAGACGACCCGGCGGGTGAGGCCCGGGGCTTCCCTGAACCCTCCCAGGCcaccgcccctccccccaccgtgCCCACCCGACCTTCGCCGGGCGCCATCCAGAGCCGCTGCTGCACCGTCACACGCAGGGCCCTGGAGCGGCGCCCACGGCGCCAGGGCCGCTCTCGAGGGTGCGTGGACTCTGTGCCGCACCCCACGACGGAGCAGTGA